A stretch of Vespa velutina chromosome 8, iVesVel2.1, whole genome shotgun sequence DNA encodes these proteins:
- the LOC124951097 gene encoding uncharacterized protein LOC124951097 isoform X2 has product MARGDLLILNIIYCTTMGLPTFGHIERNRLETYEDLSDQSIDLNLFSNLTFQFSCENKPIGLYADVDYDCRIFHACDDDGKGFPMICPNNTVFDQRQRVCSDIVNDCEHAHEWYYINELPYSDELTDYNKVESIEDNIPTVVPLAAS; this is encoded by the exons ATGGCCAGGGGTGATCTTTTAAtactaaatattatatatt GTACAACGATGGGTTTACCAACTTTTGGACATATC GAACGTAATCGTCTAGAAACTTACGAAGATCTGTCAGATCAATCAATCGATCTGAATCTCTTCAGCAATTTAACTTTTCAATTCTCTTGCGAGAACAAACCGATTGGTCTTTATGCCGACGTCGACTACGATTGTCGGATTTTTCACGCTTGCGACGATGATGGAAAAGGCTTTCCAATGATTTGCCCGAATAATACGGTCTTCGATCAAAGACAACGAGTTTGCAGTGACATTGTAAATGACTGTGAACACGCTCACGAATG gtattATATCAACGAATTACCTTATTCCGACGAATTGACAGATTATAACAAAGTTGAATCGATCGAGGACAATATTCCCACGGTCGTGCCACTTGCTGCAtcttaa
- the LOC124951097 gene encoding uncharacterized protein LOC124951097 isoform X3, giving the protein MARVFLGTTMGLPTFGHIERNRLETYEDLSDQSIDLNLFSNLTFQFSCENKPIGLYADVDYDCRIFHACDDDGKGFPMICPNNTVFDQRQRVCSDIVNDCEHAHEWYYINELPYSDELTDYNKVESIEDNIPTVVPLAAS; this is encoded by the exons ATGGCCAGGG TATTTTTAGGTACAACGATGGGTTTACCAACTTTTGGACATATC GAACGTAATCGTCTAGAAACTTACGAAGATCTGTCAGATCAATCAATCGATCTGAATCTCTTCAGCAATTTAACTTTTCAATTCTCTTGCGAGAACAAACCGATTGGTCTTTATGCCGACGTCGACTACGATTGTCGGATTTTTCACGCTTGCGACGATGATGGAAAAGGCTTTCCAATGATTTGCCCGAATAATACGGTCTTCGATCAAAGACAACGAGTTTGCAGTGACATTGTAAATGACTGTGAACACGCTCACGAATG gtattATATCAACGAATTACCTTATTCCGACGAATTGACAGATTATAACAAAGTTGAATCGATCGAGGACAATATTCCCACGGTCGTGCCACTTGCTGCAtcttaa
- the LOC124950885 gene encoding chaoptin — protein sequence MLLVPFVLGLALPIMGEYIPPGPRFTCPKIPTDIYPCTCVRGSDRGLYIHCENTNLASLSLAFVKLGNEGMPIEELILYKCNIGRFYGPALYPLDIRVLKFIDTPLRLIEEHSFLGVNRTLQELYLINSRLEKFPREALQILGNLSLLNIVGHRIVILPGNSFTESAAAAKLEKLEISNGIMSSLPVEALQPLKKMKTLDLHDNKIKDLKRNQFKGLRDTEFLDLSNNLIDKLDGSHLADLTKLGWCNFSHNAISDLKRGTFARNSVLKVLNLSHNKIRKLDSNTFRGMRFLRRLFLSNNQINEVGRGTFGSITRIGTIDLSRNFIKKIDYQMFHQLQFAELIDVSENFVTTVEKLAFKDLFLAKVNLSHNEIATIEPEAFENCANITSLDLSHNKLENISKYSFDSSTYATELQLSYNLFTSLGQVPLHNMTGLKILNASHNLIHSVPRQTFPKLYELHTIDLSYNNLSDIHNGVFQTLFSLRFLNFSHNSLEKIKPSTFGPLPTLLELDMSYNQLNDIARGSLTRLASCRSITVKNNRLSKIFQLPNPLGHLDFSENLLEEIPTLEVWPTMNALLSLDLSRNRLGDNLRHGSFENLLTLRTLNLQANNISIPPWEALSTLSSLQYLYLQDNHLTQLGKAAFGRLPIVFELNLANNQIHNINNRAFEGLLQLLTLNLTNNNITYIPNGAFQGLVSLRTLDLSYNKLERLDNKTHGLLDDCLSLERLNLSHNKISFITRKMLPNDPWIPYKLKEVDLSYNTMPVVTFELTIGGKKLQYLNLSHNNINEIRRYVIGNLTALHSLDLSYNDINDISEPNVFEPSNNLSYLYLSHNHLTYLPMYKILPMRNLMLLDLEMNKIDIFDENFMKIIQNGTRIHYFGNLLHCDCHVRPLKRWLNTFSKMPTEWSNVTCKSPSYVSEKLLSEITEDLMGCNTEEIYENEQLDITPDVKYRNIEYDKEDKSWKATWYVTSREDIGDFYVVVRESGSSKSTIEKDLVYNARSYKIQDLPVSRSKYELCVLARDSEGNVKHFRESQCQILNEQTYGRTAHLRSSFSLIAIVLFLRILL from the exons ATGTTGCTGGTCCCTTTTGTATTGGGCTTGGCCCTGCCCATCATGGGCGAATATATTCCACCTGGGCCAAGATTTACGTGTCCTAAGATACCCACTGATATTTACCCTTGTACTTGCGTTCGTGGAAGTGACAGAGGACTATATATTCATTGCGAAAATACGAATTTAGCCAGCTTGAGCCTGGCTTTTGTTAAATTAGGGAACGAAGGTATGCCTATCGAAGAATTGATCCTGTATAAATGCAATATCG gACGTTTCTATGGACCAGCTCTTTATCCATTAGACATTAGAGTcctaaaatttattgatacaCCATTGAGATTAATCGAGGAACACAGTTTTCTCGGAGTGAACAGAACCCTTCAGGAACTTTATTTGATAAACAGTCGTCTTGAAAAGTTTCCAAGGGAAGCACTACAAATTCTAGGAAATCTTAGTCTATTGAATATCGTTGGACATCGTATCGTTATTTTACCAGGGAATAGTTTCACTGAGAGTGCCGCTGCCgcgaaattagaaaaattagaaatcagTAACG GAATTATGTCCTCGTTACCAGTCGAAGCGTTGCAacctttgaaaaaaatgaaaactttgGATCTTCATGATAACAAAATcaaagatttaaaaagaaatcaatttaaGGGACTCAGGGATACCGAATTCCTTGATTTGTCGAATAATCTTATTGATAAGTTGGACGGCTCTCATCTTGCCGATCTTACCAAATTGGGATGGTGTAATTTTTCTCATAATGCGATCTCAGACTTAAAGAG GGGAACTTTTGCAAGAAATTCCGTCTTAAAAGTTCTCAATTTGAGTCACAATAAGATCAGGAAACTTGACTCAAATACGTTCCGTGGCATGCGTTTTCTAAGACGTTTGTTTTTAAGCAACAATCAAATTAATGAAGTAGGCAGAGGTACTTTCGGCTCGATCACAAGAATCGGTACCATCGATTTATCACGGAATTTCATcaagaaaatcgattatcaAATGTTTCATCAGTTACAATTTGCTGAG CTCATAGATGTCTCCGAGAATTTCGTGACAACCGTGGAGAAATTAGCATTCAAGGATCTTTTCCTGGCGAAAGTGAATCTATCGCACAATGAAATTGCTACAATAGAGCCTGAAGCATTTGAGAACTGCGCCAATATTACCTCGCTCGATCTTAGTCACAACAAACTTgagaatatttcgaaatattcctTCGACAGTTCAACGTACGCCACCGAACTGCAACTCAGCTACAATCTGTTCACTTCGTTGGGTCAG GTACCATTGCACAACATGACTGGGCTAAAAATACTCAATGCATCTCACAACTTGATACATTCGGTTCCACGTCAAACGTTTCCGAAGCTCTACGAACTCCATACGATTGATCTGTCTTACAATAATCTTTCGGACATACACAATGGCGTCTTTCAAACGCTCTTTAGTTtacgatttttaaatttctctcaTAATTCCTTGGAGAAGATAAAACCGTCGACGTTCGGTCCATTGCCGACATTACTCGAATTAGATATGAGCTACAATCAACTCAACGACATAGCACGTGGTAGTCTAACCAGATTAGCCAGTTGCAG AAGCATAACCGTGAAGAACAATCGACTGAGCAAGATATTTCAATTGCCAAATCCGTTGGGTCACTTGGACTTTTCAGAAAATTTGCTCGAAGAAATACCAACGTTGGAGGTATGGCCTACGATGAACGCTCTCCTTTCGTTGGATCTTTCGAGGAATCGACTAGGCGATAATCTTCGGCATGGGAGCTTCGAAAACCTGTTGACCTTGAGGACCTTGAACCTGCAAGCGAATAATATATCCATACCACCGTGGGAAGCCTTGAGTACTTTAAGCAGTTTGCAATATCTCTACTTACAG gaCAACCATTTGACACAACTTGGCAAAGCGGCATTTGGTCGTCTACCAATTGTATTCGAATTGAATCTCGCTAATAATCAAATtcacaatataaataatcgcgCTTTCGAAGGTCTTCTTCAATTATTGACTTTAAATTTgacaaacaataatattacttacatACCAAATGGGGCGTTCCAAGGTTTGGTTTCTTTAAGAACGCTCGATCTATCCTACAATAAATTAGAAAGGTTGGATAATAAAACTCATGGATTGTTAGACGATTGCCTATCATTAGAACGGCTCAATCTTAGTCATAACAAAATCTCTTTCATCACGAGAAAAATGTTACCCAATGATCCTTGGATTCCATACAAATTGAAAGAAGTGGATCTCTCGTACAACACAATGCCTGTAGTAACGTTCGAGTTGACCATCGGTGGAAAAAAACTTCAATACTTAAATCTAAGTCATAACAATATCAATGAGATACGTCGTT ACGTAATCGGCAATCTCACAGCACTGCACTCGTTGGATTTATCGTACAATGATATCAATGATATCTCAGAACCAAACGTTTTCGAACCATCGAATAATTTAAGTTACTTATACCTAAGCCATAATCATCTGACGTATTTACCAATGTATAAAATTCTACCAATGCGAAACTTGATGCTTTTGGATTtggaaatgaataaaatcgatatattcgaCGAGAATTTCATGAAGATTATTCAAAATGGCACGAGAATTCATTATTTCG gaaATTTGTTACATTGCGATTGTCACGTTCGACCTCTAAAAAGATGGTTGAACACATTCAGCAAAATGCCTACAGAATGGTCGAATGTTACATGCAAAAGTCCAAGTTATGTTTCTGAAAAGCTTCTTTCTGAAATCACGGAAGATCTGATGGGATGTAATACAGAAGAGATATACGAGAACGAACAATTAGATATCACACCCGACGTGAAGTATCGAAATATCGAGTA TGACAAAGAGGATAAGAGTTGGAAGGCCACGTGGTACGTGACATCGCGAGAAGACATCGGTGATTTTTATGTAGTAGTACGAGAGTCGGGAAGTAGCAAGTCAACGATCGAGAAGGACCTCGTTTACAATGCTAGGTCTTATAAGATTCAGGATTTACCTGTATCGAGGAGCAAGTACGAGCTCTGCGTACTGGCTAGAGATTCCGAAGGAAACGTGAAACATTTCCGAGAATCGCAATGTCAGATTCTGAACGAACAAACTTATGGTAGAACGGCACATCTAAGAAGTAGTTTCTCTCTAATCGcgatcgttctctttcttcgtataCTCCTTTGA
- the LOC124951097 gene encoding uncharacterized protein LOC124951097 isoform X1: MARGDLLILNIIYLFLGTTMGLPTFGHIERNRLETYEDLSDQSIDLNLFSNLTFQFSCENKPIGLYADVDYDCRIFHACDDDGKGFPMICPNNTVFDQRQRVCSDIVNDCEHAHEWYYINELPYSDELTDYNKVESIEDNIPTVVPLAAS, translated from the exons ATGGCCAGGGGTGATCTTTTAAtactaaatattatatatt TATTTTTAGGTACAACGATGGGTTTACCAACTTTTGGACATATC GAACGTAATCGTCTAGAAACTTACGAAGATCTGTCAGATCAATCAATCGATCTGAATCTCTTCAGCAATTTAACTTTTCAATTCTCTTGCGAGAACAAACCGATTGGTCTTTATGCCGACGTCGACTACGATTGTCGGATTTTTCACGCTTGCGACGATGATGGAAAAGGCTTTCCAATGATTTGCCCGAATAATACGGTCTTCGATCAAAGACAACGAGTTTGCAGTGACATTGTAAATGACTGTGAACACGCTCACGAATG gtattATATCAACGAATTACCTTATTCCGACGAATTGACAGATTATAACAAAGTTGAATCGATCGAGGACAATATTCCCACGGTCGTGCCACTTGCTGCAtcttaa